Proteins encoded together in one Chryseobacterium sp. G0201 window:
- a CDS encoding nicotinate-nucleotide adenylyltransferase, translating into MYQKLTPKQKALTINLDPTIYGTFAEIGAGQETVRHFFRAGGASGTIAKAMSAYDKDFSDAIYGKEVKNRYVTQNRLRKMLRYEVALIEERISRDNNPNRKFFSYANTVTTINFDKTVRGHGWVGIRFQVKENEDYNEIVIHVKFKENDATLQQETLGNLGVNLIFGAFTYYDNPRRLIESLFDDVATDNLEIDMIDFSGPAFAYVDNRLMSLQLVKNNMTDAVIFNSQGSNMLPADSLYKKNIFAIRGSFRPVTKVNIDMLQNGIDMFLKDAVCTHEETEILIEITISNLRADGDIDERDFLDRVDVLGKLGYTVIISNFSEYYRLIDYFASYTTGNIGVAMGVNNLLMVFDEKYYKNLSGGILEAFGKFFRNGMRVYLYPYKDPETHELLDSENLKVEENLKELYKYFKLNNRIVDIKNYNPEFLEIYSREILRKIAGNIKGWETQLPEGVAEMIKERGMFGYKQELSLKQFS; encoded by the coding sequence ATGTATCAGAAACTAACTCCTAAACAAAAAGCATTAACAATTAATCTAGATCCTACTATTTATGGTACTTTCGCAGAAATTGGAGCAGGGCAGGAGACTGTTCGACACTTTTTTAGAGCAGGAGGGGCTTCAGGTACAATTGCTAAGGCGATGTCTGCTTACGACAAAGATTTTAGTGATGCCATCTACGGAAAAGAGGTTAAAAACAGGTATGTTACTCAAAATAGACTTCGTAAAATGCTTCGTTATGAAGTAGCCTTGATCGAAGAAAGAATTTCCAGAGATAACAACCCAAACAGAAAGTTTTTTTCTTACGCGAATACTGTTACCACTATTAATTTTGATAAAACTGTAAGAGGTCACGGTTGGGTAGGAATACGTTTTCAGGTGAAAGAAAATGAGGATTACAACGAGATCGTTATCCACGTAAAATTCAAAGAGAATGATGCTACTTTGCAGCAGGAAACTCTTGGAAATTTGGGGGTAAATCTTATTTTCGGGGCCTTTACGTATTATGATAACCCGAGAAGATTAATTGAATCTCTTTTTGACGACGTTGCAACCGATAATCTTGAAATTGATATGATCGATTTCAGCGGTCCGGCTTTCGCTTATGTTGATAATAGACTGATGTCTTTACAGTTGGTTAAAAACAACATGACAGATGCAGTTATCTTCAATTCACAAGGGAGCAATATGCTTCCGGCAGATAGTTTATACAAGAAAAATATTTTTGCGATAAGAGGAAGTTTCAGACCTGTAACCAAGGTAAATATTGATATGCTTCAAAACGGTATTGATATGTTTTTGAAGGATGCAGTCTGTACCCACGAAGAAACAGAGATTTTAATTGAAATTACCATTTCAAACCTTCGAGCAGATGGAGATATTGATGAAAGAGATTTCCTTGATAGAGTAGACGTTCTAGGTAAATTAGGCTACACAGTTATTATCTCAAACTTCTCTGAATATTATCGATTGATCGATTATTTTGCATCTTACACTACTGGAAATATTGGGGTAGCAATGGGTGTAAATAACCTGTTGATGGTATTTGACGAGAAATATTATAAGAATTTATCAGGCGGAATCTTAGAGGCTTTCGGTAAATTTTTTAGAAACGGAATGAGAGTGTATCTGTATCCTTATAAAGATCCTGAAACTCATGAGTTGCTAGATTCTGAAAATCTTAAAGTAGAAGAAAATCTTAAGGAACTTTATAAATATTTTAAACTGAACAATCGTATTGTAGATATTAAAAACTATAATCCTGAGTTCCTGGAAATTTATTCCAGAGAGATATTACGAAAAATTGCAGGGAACATCAAAGGTTGGGAAACTCAACTTCCTGAAGGTGTTGCTGAAATGATAAAAGAGCGCGGAATGTTCGGATATAAACAAGAACTTTCGCTAAAACAATT
- a CDS encoding MBL fold metallo-hydrolase produces MKLKFLGTGTSQGVPVIGCTCEVCTSQNPKDNRFRSSVMISTEENKKILIDCGPDFRQQMLLNKENTVDVALITHEHNDHVIGLDDMRPLIFKSGKNMPIYCYPRVGHEIKNRFPYAFADERYPGAPAFDLHEIENEPFTVLNTEITPVEVIHYKISVFGYKFKNLAYITDAGFISDTEKEKLKNLDVLILNCIRKFDPHPAHFILPDVIKLFEELKPKKLFLTHISHHLGLHDVEDKQLPAGMHLAYDGLEINF; encoded by the coding sequence ATGAAGTTGAAATTTTTAGGAACGGGAACTTCCCAAGGCGTACCCGTTATTGGCTGCACCTGCGAAGTGTGTACATCACAAAATCCCAAAGACAATCGTTTTCGATCTTCTGTGATGATTTCGACAGAAGAAAATAAAAAAATCCTGATCGATTGCGGTCCGGATTTTCGGCAGCAAATGCTTCTAAATAAAGAAAATACGGTTGATGTTGCTCTTATAACTCACGAACACAATGATCATGTGATCGGGCTTGACGATATGCGACCTCTCATTTTTAAAAGCGGAAAAAATATGCCGATTTATTGCTATCCAAGAGTCGGGCACGAAATAAAAAATCGTTTTCCTTATGCTTTTGCAGACGAAAGATATCCCGGCGCACCTGCATTTGATCTTCATGAAATTGAAAATGAACCATTCACTGTTTTAAACACGGAAATTACGCCAGTTGAAGTCATCCATTATAAAATTTCTGTTTTTGGATATAAGTTTAAAAACCTTGCTTACATTACAGATGCCGGTTTTATTTCTGACACGGAAAAGGAAAAACTGAAGAATTTAGATGTTTTAATTTTGAACTGTATCCGAAAATTTGATCCGCATCCGGCACATTTTATTCTTCCGGACGTTATTAAATTGTTTGAAGAGCTGAAACCTAAGAAATTATTTTTAACTCATATCAGTCATCATTTAGGTTTACATGATGTTGAAGATAAACAACTTCCGGCCGGAATGCACCTTGCCTACGATGGTTTGGAGATAAATTTTTAA